The Corynebacterium confusum genome has a window encoding:
- the alr gene encoding alanine racemase — translation MSLLTARIDLDAIVHNVAYLKDKVGPGTRLMCVVKADAYGHGVEKVAPVMEAAGADAFGVATTAEAVRLRQVGVNQPIAAWIWDPSDDLSEVLAHGITVGVPSLEHARALINQETPASVIIGVETGMHRSGIQHADWPEAFKLLRDCPFLEVTGLMSHFACADTPDHPHNDYQEQQFRDALEQARSMGLECPVNHLANSPATLTRPSAHFEQVRVGLACYGLEPIEGMEHDLRPAMTWAATVINVKPIEPGEATCYGLTWSASEPGYLATVPAGYADGLPRNFQDKLEVGINGHLYPQVGRVCMDQIVVDLGPNPHGVVIGDEAVLFGTGGRSATDLANAAGTINYEVVCRPTGRTQRTYLPRQEA, via the coding sequence ATGTCGTTACTCACCGCCCGCATCGATTTGGATGCCATCGTCCACAATGTTGCCTACCTCAAGGACAAAGTGGGACCGGGCACCCGGCTGATGTGCGTGGTGAAGGCGGACGCCTACGGGCATGGAGTCGAGAAGGTGGCCCCCGTGATGGAGGCCGCCGGCGCGGATGCCTTCGGCGTGGCCACCACGGCAGAGGCCGTGCGCCTGCGCCAGGTCGGCGTCAACCAGCCTATCGCGGCGTGGATCTGGGACCCCAGCGACGATCTCTCGGAGGTCTTAGCCCACGGGATTACCGTCGGCGTGCCCTCCCTGGAGCACGCCCGGGCACTCATCAACCAGGAGACCCCGGCCAGCGTCATCATCGGCGTGGAGACCGGGATGCACCGCTCCGGTATCCAGCACGCGGACTGGCCGGAGGCCTTTAAGCTGCTGCGCGATTGCCCCTTCCTGGAGGTCACCGGCCTGATGTCGCACTTCGCGTGCGCTGATACCCCGGATCACCCGCACAATGACTACCAGGAACAGCAGTTCCGCGACGCGCTAGAGCAGGCGCGGTCGATGGGCCTAGAATGCCCGGTCAACCACCTGGCGAATTCCCCGGCCACCCTGACCCGCCCGAGCGCCCACTTCGAGCAGGTGCGCGTGGGCCTGGCCTGCTACGGCCTGGAGCCCATCGAGGGCATGGAACATGACCTGCGCCCGGCGATGACCTGGGCCGCCACCGTCATCAACGTCAAGCCGATCGAGCCGGGGGAGGCCACCTGCTACGGCCTGACCTGGAGCGCGTCCGAGCCGGGCTACCTGGCTACCGTGCCCGCCGGCTACGCCGACGGCCTGCCGCGCAACTTCCAGGACAAGCTGGAGGTGGGCATCAACGGCCACCTCTACCCGCAGGTCGGCCGGGTGTGCATGGACCAGATCGTGGTGGACCTGGGGCCCAACCCGCACGGGGTGGTCATCGGGGACGAGGCCGTGCTCTTCGGCACCGGCGGGCGCAGCGCCACGGACCTGGCGAACGCCGCCGGGACCATCAACTACGAGGTGGTCTGCCGGCCCACCGGGCGCACCCAGCGGACCTACCTGCCCCGGCAGGAGGCCTAG
- the tsaE gene encoding tRNA (adenosine(37)-N6)-threonylcarbamoyltransferase complex ATPase subunit type 1 TsaE, producing MRSDFPSHGSETLSTREHTQDLGARLGRALEAGDVVILDGPLGAGKTTLTQGIAQGLGVKGRVTSPTFVIAREHRAKQPGPNLVHVDAYRLLDDFGAGSGDPIGDLDALDLDTELADAVVVAEWGGGLVEQLSDDFLLVRIDRESARADDAPLDEDGPRVISWQWHSR from the coding sequence ATGCGCAGCGATTTTCCCTCCCACGGCAGCGAGACCCTGAGCACCCGCGAGCATACCCAGGACCTAGGTGCACGGCTGGGACGCGCGCTGGAGGCCGGCGACGTGGTGATCCTGGACGGCCCGCTGGGCGCGGGCAAGACCACCCTGACCCAGGGCATCGCGCAGGGCCTGGGCGTGAAAGGCCGGGTGACCTCGCCGACCTTCGTCATCGCCCGAGAGCACCGCGCGAAGCAGCCCGGCCCGAACCTGGTGCACGTGGACGCCTACCGCCTGCTGGATGACTTCGGCGCCGGCTCAGGTGATCCCATCGGGGACCTGGACGCGCTGGACCTGGACACGGAGCTGGCCGACGCCGTCGTCGTCGCCGAATGGGGCGGCGGGCTGGTCGAGCAGCTCAGCGACGACTTCCTGCTCGTGCGCATCGACCGGGAAAGCGCGCGGGCTGACGACGCCCCACTGGATGAAGACGGACCCCGCGTTATTTCCTGGCAGTGGCACAGCCGCTAG
- the tsaB gene encoding tRNA (adenosine(37)-N6)-threonylcarbamoyltransferase complex dimerization subunit type 1 TsaB: protein MRVLCIDTSTTDLVTGLVDIDPAQPGNAAYAQPSAVQDATVKDTRAHNELLMPTIDQLLGGDYSQLDAVVAGCGPGPFTGLRVGMVTASALAQARGIPVYGLCSHDAIAVAAAAQDSGAAEGTHTSGSAETGEFVVATDARRKEIYYSVYRGTERVSGPDVARPEDVDFPDAVTAVYIPAALGERLPEKWHAAVRPALNPRPAALAAAVDFNAQPEPLVPLYLRRPDAKEPAPKPRSAAIPEVEL, encoded by the coding sequence ATGCGTGTTCTGTGCATCGACACCTCCACCACGGATCTGGTCACCGGTCTGGTGGATATCGACCCGGCCCAGCCGGGCAACGCGGCTTATGCCCAACCGTCGGCGGTCCAGGACGCGACTGTTAAGGACACCCGGGCCCACAATGAGCTGCTGATGCCCACCATCGACCAGCTGCTGGGCGGGGACTATTCCCAGCTGGACGCCGTCGTGGCCGGGTGCGGGCCGGGGCCGTTTACCGGCCTGCGCGTCGGGATGGTCACGGCCTCGGCCCTGGCGCAGGCGCGCGGCATCCCGGTCTATGGGCTCTGCTCGCACGACGCCATCGCGGTGGCCGCAGCCGCCCAGGACAGCGGTGCCGCGGAAGGTACGCACACCAGCGGCTCCGCAGAAACCGGCGAGTTCGTGGTGGCTACCGATGCCCGCCGCAAGGAGATCTACTACTCCGTCTACCGCGGCACCGAGCGCGTCAGCGGGCCGGACGTGGCCCGCCCCGAGGACGTGGACTTCCCGGATGCTGTCACTGCCGTCTACATCCCCGCGGCGCTGGGGGAGCGGCTGCCGGAGAAGTGGCACGCCGCTGTGCGCCCGGCGCTGAACCCGCGCCCGGCCGCGCTGGCAGCAGCCGTGGACTTTAACGCGCAGCCGGAGCCGCTGGTGCCGCTGTACCTGCGCCGACCCGACGCGAAGGAGCCGGCGCCGAAGCCGCGCTCGGCGGCCATCCCCGAGGTTGAGCTGTGA
- the rimI gene encoding ribosomal protein S18-alanine N-acetyltransferase encodes MSLVLRELKASDAARCAELETVLFPGETPWSQEVFQAEFRQPHTFYLGVQDTEADLLVGYAGIGRMGPADDPEYEIHTIGTDPAHQRRGIGRMMMDNICFIADREKAPIFLEVRVDNVPAISLYEAYGFHRLGVRRNYYQPSGADAYTYKREGGQPADDS; translated from the coding sequence GTGAGCCTCGTCCTGCGGGAGCTGAAAGCATCCGACGCCGCCCGGTGCGCCGAGCTGGAAACCGTGCTCTTCCCGGGGGAGACCCCCTGGTCGCAAGAGGTATTCCAGGCGGAGTTCCGCCAGCCGCACACCTTTTACCTGGGCGTGCAGGATACCGAGGCGGATCTGTTGGTCGGCTACGCAGGCATCGGGCGGATGGGGCCGGCCGATGACCCGGAGTATGAAATCCACACCATTGGCACGGATCCGGCGCACCAGCGCCGCGGTATTGGCCGGATGATGATGGACAATATCTGCTTCATCGCCGACCGCGAGAAGGCCCCGATCTTTTTGGAAGTGCGCGTGGACAACGTGCCGGCGATTAGCCTGTACGAGGCCTATGGCTTTCACCGGCTGGGCGTGCGCCGCAACTATTACCAACCCTCCGGCGCGGATGCCTACACTTATAAGCGAGAAGGCGGGCAGCCCGCCGACGACAGTTAG
- the tsaD gene encoding tRNA (adenosine(37)-N6)-threonylcarbamoyltransferase complex transferase subunit TsaD: protein MIVLGIESSCDETGVGIVEVDEAGQMHVLADAVASSMQQHARFGGVVPEIASRAHLEAMPQVMEEALRQAGVERPDAVAATVGPGLAGALLVGASAAKAYAAAWGVPFYGVNHLGGHVAVANLEGKSLPHAVALLVSGGHTQLLEIDAVGRPMRELGTTLDDAAGEAYDKVSRLLGLGYPGGPVIDKLAARGEPTIKFPRGLSKAEDLRGENRHDFSFSGLKTAVARYVEQAERNGEVISVEDTCASFQEAVCDVLTAKAVRACQDTGAGVLLLGGGVAANSRLRELAAERCAAAGIELRVPSFKLCTDNGVMIAAVAAQLITEGAEPSGLATATDTQLEVEIPLVPAGS from the coding sequence ATGATCGTATTGGGAATCGAGTCCTCCTGCGACGAGACTGGCGTCGGCATCGTGGAGGTCGACGAGGCCGGACAGATGCACGTTCTAGCGGACGCGGTGGCCTCGTCCATGCAGCAGCACGCCCGTTTCGGCGGCGTCGTGCCGGAGATCGCTTCCCGCGCTCACCTGGAGGCCATGCCCCAGGTGATGGAGGAGGCCCTGCGCCAGGCCGGTGTTGAGCGCCCCGATGCCGTGGCCGCTACCGTCGGCCCGGGCCTGGCGGGCGCGCTGCTGGTGGGCGCCTCCGCGGCCAAGGCCTATGCCGCCGCCTGGGGCGTGCCCTTCTACGGGGTCAACCACCTGGGCGGCCACGTTGCCGTAGCCAACCTGGAGGGCAAGTCGCTGCCGCACGCGGTGGCCCTGTTGGTCTCCGGCGGACACACCCAGCTACTGGAGATCGACGCCGTCGGCCGCCCCATGCGGGAGCTAGGCACCACGCTTGACGATGCCGCCGGCGAGGCCTACGACAAAGTCTCCCGCCTGCTGGGCCTGGGGTATCCGGGCGGGCCGGTCATCGACAAGCTCGCCGCCCGCGGCGAGCCCACCATCAAGTTCCCCCGCGGGCTCAGCAAGGCCGAGGATCTGCGCGGCGAGAACCGCCACGACTTCTCCTTCTCCGGCCTGAAGACCGCCGTGGCCCGCTACGTCGAGCAGGCTGAGCGCAACGGTGAGGTCATCTCCGTGGAAGACACCTGCGCCTCCTTCCAGGAGGCCGTCTGCGACGTGCTCACCGCCAAGGCCGTGCGCGCCTGCCAGGACACCGGCGCCGGTGTCTTGTTGCTCGGCGGCGGAGTGGCCGCCAACTCCCGGCTGCGCGAACTTGCCGCCGAGCGCTGCGCGGCAGCCGGCATCGAGCTGCGCGTCCCGAGCTTCAAACTCTGCACCGACAACGGCGTTATGATCGCCGCTGTCGCCGCCCAACTCATCACCGAAGGCGCCGAGCCCTCCGGCCTCGCCACCGCTACGGACACCCAGCTGGAGGTTGAGATCCCGCTGGTTCCGGCAGGTTCCTAA
- a CDS encoding L-serine ammonia-lyase, with protein MTLTVTDIFSIGIGPSSSHTVGPMRAAKAFVDSLVEYPALVRCELRGSLSATGLGHATDRAVILGMVGWTPLDVPLDAEPVAGTNIPREGSVTGPTGTMDYSLVFDNEPFPGHPNCMLFSAYDADGKCIAEGVPYFSVGGGFIQTRAELEASKLAAENPTPMPANMRAPYEFDTGDELLELCEKHDLAIWEIMLANEAFLHADEGGEDFVLAHLDRVWEVMQQAVSQGIETDGILPGGLLVPRRAPKLYQDLLAQSEEEDSGLEAMDWVDLYALAVNEQNAAGGRVITAPTNGACGILPAVLHYARDFQRGFNKHSVHRYLLTAGAVAIIIKTNASISGAEVGCQGEVGSASSMAAAGMAELLGGTPRQVENAAEIALEHNLGLTCDPIGGLVQIPCIERNAVGAVKAINSARLAKRGEGSHVVSLDNAVTTMAETGRDMLSKYKETSLGGLAKTMGFTVAQVSC; from the coding sequence ATGACCCTGACAGTGACTGACATCTTCAGCATCGGTATCGGCCCGTCGTCGTCGCACACAGTCGGCCCCATGCGCGCGGCCAAGGCCTTTGTGGACTCGCTGGTCGAATACCCGGCGCTGGTGCGCTGCGAGCTGCGTGGCTCCCTTTCGGCCACAGGCCTGGGGCACGCCACGGACCGCGCGGTCATCCTCGGCATGGTGGGCTGGACTCCGCTAGACGTGCCGTTGGACGCGGAGCCGGTCGCCGGCACCAACATCCCGCGCGAGGGCAGTGTCACCGGCCCGACCGGGACCATGGACTACAGCCTGGTCTTCGATAACGAGCCCTTCCCGGGCCACCCGAACTGTATGTTGTTCTCGGCCTACGACGCCGACGGCAAGTGCATTGCTGAGGGCGTGCCGTACTTCTCCGTAGGCGGCGGCTTCATCCAGACCCGCGCGGAGCTGGAGGCTTCCAAGCTGGCCGCGGAAAACCCGACGCCCATGCCGGCGAACATGCGCGCGCCCTACGAGTTTGACACCGGCGATGAGCTGCTGGAGCTGTGCGAGAAGCACGACCTGGCAATCTGGGAGATCATGCTGGCCAACGAGGCTTTCCTCCACGCCGACGAAGGCGGCGAGGACTTCGTGCTGGCCCACCTGGACCGGGTCTGGGAGGTCATGCAGCAGGCCGTGTCCCAGGGCATCGAGACCGACGGCATCCTGCCGGGCGGCCTCCTGGTCCCGCGCCGCGCGCCGAAGCTCTACCAGGACCTGCTGGCCCAGAGCGAGGAGGAGGACTCCGGCCTGGAGGCCATGGACTGGGTGGACCTCTACGCGCTGGCCGTCAACGAGCAGAACGCCGCCGGCGGCCGCGTGATTACCGCCCCGACCAACGGTGCCTGCGGCATCCTGCCGGCCGTGCTGCACTACGCGCGTGACTTCCAGCGCGGCTTCAACAAGCACAGCGTTCACCGCTACCTGCTGACCGCCGGCGCGGTGGCCATCATTATCAAGACGAACGCTTCTATCTCCGGCGCCGAGGTCGGCTGCCAGGGTGAGGTCGGCTCGGCTTCCTCCATGGCAGCCGCCGGCATGGCCGAGCTGCTGGGCGGCACGCCCCGGCAGGTGGAAAACGCCGCCGAGATCGCGCTCGAGCACAACCTCGGCCTGACCTGCGACCCCATCGGCGGTCTGGTGCAGATCCCCTGCATCGAGCGCAACGCCGTCGGCGCCGTCAAGGCCATCAACTCCGCCCGCCTGGCCAAGCGCGGCGAGGGCTCCCACGTTGTCTCCCTGGACAATGCGGTCACGACCATGGCAGAAACCGGCCGGGACATGCTCTCCAAGTACAAGGAGACCTCCCTGGGCGGGCTGGCCAAGACCATGGGCTTCACCGTCGCCCAGGTCTCCTGCTAG
- the groES gene encoding co-chaperone GroES, translating into MANIKPLEDKVLVQIVEAETTTASGLVIPDSAKEKPQEATVIAVGPGRTNDKGEVVPVGVNEGDTVIFSKFGGTELKYDGQEYLLLSARDLLAVIEK; encoded by the coding sequence ATGGCAAACATCAAGCCGCTGGAAGATAAAGTTCTGGTCCAGATCGTCGAAGCGGAAACCACTACCGCTTCCGGCCTGGTAATCCCGGACTCGGCTAAGGAAAAGCCGCAAGAGGCGACCGTCATTGCCGTCGGCCCGGGCCGCACCAATGACAAGGGTGAAGTCGTCCCGGTGGGCGTCAACGAAGGCGACACCGTTATCTTCTCCAAGTTCGGTGGCACCGAGCTGAAGTACGACGGCCAGGAGTACCTGCTGCTGTCCGCTCGCGACCTGCTCGCCGTCATCGAAAAGTAA
- the groL gene encoding chaperonin GroEL (60 kDa chaperone family; promotes refolding of misfolded polypeptides especially under stressful conditions; forms two stacked rings of heptamers to form a barrel-shaped 14mer; ends can be capped by GroES; misfolded proteins enter the barrel where they are refolded when GroES binds) has product MAKLIAFDQEAREGIQRGVDTLADAVKVTLGPRGRNVVLSKAFGGPTVTNDGVTIARDIDLDEPFANLGAQLVKSVAVKTNDIAGDGTTTATLLAQALVFEGLRNVAAGANPVELNRGIAAAAEKTVEELKKRATPVNSASEIAQVATVSSRDPEIGEMVAGAMEKVGKDGVVTVEESQTMESTVDVTEGISFDKGYLSPYFATEEETNHAVLDDAQILLVRNKISSLPDFLPLLEKIAESGKPTLIMAEDIEGEPLQALVVNSIRKVLKVVGVKAPYFGDRRKAFMDDLAVVTGATVVDPELGINLNEVGLEVLGSARRVTVTKEDTVLVDGAGTAEAVEERRGQIRREIERTDSTWDKEKLEERLAKLSGGVAVIRVGAATETEVNERKLRVEDAINAARAAVEEGVIAGGGSALVQIARELETFAQDFEGEAKTGVLSVAKALSRPAYWIATNAGEDGAVVTNRVAEMPNGEGFNAHTLEYGNLIDNGIIDPVKVTHSAVVNATSVARMVLTTDASVVEKPAEEEESSQGHHHHH; this is encoded by the coding sequence ATGGCAAAACTCATTGCATTTGATCAGGAGGCCCGCGAGGGCATCCAGCGCGGCGTCGACACCCTGGCCGACGCCGTCAAGGTCACCCTGGGCCCGCGCGGCCGCAACGTGGTTCTGTCCAAGGCCTTCGGTGGCCCGACCGTCACCAACGACGGCGTGACCATCGCCCGCGACATCGACCTGGACGAGCCCTTCGCCAACCTGGGCGCTCAGCTGGTCAAGTCCGTGGCCGTCAAGACCAACGACATCGCCGGCGACGGCACCACGACCGCGACGCTGCTGGCCCAGGCGCTGGTCTTCGAAGGCCTGCGCAACGTGGCCGCCGGCGCTAACCCGGTCGAGCTCAACCGCGGCATTGCTGCGGCCGCCGAGAAGACCGTGGAAGAGCTCAAGAAGCGCGCCACCCCGGTTAACTCCGCCTCCGAAATCGCCCAGGTCGCCACGGTTTCTTCCCGCGACCCGGAGATCGGCGAGATGGTCGCCGGCGCGATGGAAAAGGTCGGCAAGGACGGCGTGGTCACCGTGGAGGAATCCCAGACCATGGAGTCCACCGTGGATGTCACCGAAGGTATCTCCTTCGACAAGGGCTACCTCTCCCCGTACTTCGCGACGGAGGAAGAGACCAACCACGCCGTGCTCGACGACGCCCAGATCCTGCTGGTGCGCAACAAGATCTCCTCCCTGCCGGACTTCCTGCCGCTGCTGGAGAAGATTGCCGAGTCTGGCAAGCCGACCCTCATTATGGCCGAGGACATCGAGGGTGAGCCGCTGCAGGCCCTGGTGGTCAACTCCATCCGCAAGGTCCTGAAGGTCGTGGGTGTCAAGGCCCCGTACTTCGGTGACCGCCGCAAGGCCTTCATGGACGACCTGGCCGTCGTCACCGGCGCCACCGTCGTGGACCCGGAGCTGGGCATTAACCTCAACGAGGTCGGCCTCGAGGTTCTGGGCTCCGCACGCCGCGTGACCGTGACTAAGGAGGACACCGTCCTGGTCGACGGCGCCGGCACCGCCGAGGCCGTCGAAGAGCGCCGCGGCCAGATCCGCCGCGAGATCGAGCGCACCGACTCCACCTGGGACAAGGAAAAGCTCGAGGAGCGCCTGGCCAAGCTGTCCGGCGGCGTGGCCGTCATCCGCGTCGGCGCCGCCACCGAGACTGAGGTCAACGAGCGTAAGCTGCGCGTCGAGGACGCTATCAACGCCGCGCGTGCCGCGGTCGAGGAAGGCGTCATCGCCGGCGGCGGCTCCGCCCTGGTCCAGATCGCGCGCGAGCTGGAGACCTTCGCCCAGGACTTCGAGGGCGAGGCCAAGACCGGCGTGCTCTCCGTAGCCAAGGCGCTGTCCCGCCCGGCCTACTGGATCGCCACCAACGCCGGTGAGGACGGCGCCGTGGTCACCAACCGCGTGGCCGAGATGCCCAACGGTGAAGGCTTCAACGCCCACACCCTGGAGTACGGCAACCTCATCGACAACGGCATCATCGACCCGGTCAAGGTCACCCACTCCGCCGTCGTCAACGCCACCTCCGTGGCACGCATGGTGCTGACCACCGACGCTTCCGTCGTGGAAAAGCCCGCCGAGGAAGAAGAGTCCTCCCAGGGCCACCACCACCATCACTAA
- a CDS encoding WhiB family transcriptional regulator — MSQPHLLPGPNADFWEWQLHGACRGKNSDVFYHPDGERGRARAQRENRAKAICNACPVIELCREHALQSAEPYGVWGGMSESERSHALRARNKRAQVTKVAPVTV, encoded by the coding sequence GTGTCACAGCCGCATCTGCTTCCCGGACCGAACGCAGATTTTTGGGAATGGCAACTGCATGGAGCATGCCGCGGGAAGAACTCGGATGTTTTCTACCACCCGGACGGGGAACGCGGCCGTGCCCGCGCGCAGCGTGAGAACCGCGCGAAGGCCATCTGCAACGCCTGCCCGGTCATCGAGCTGTGCCGCGAGCACGCCCTCCAGTCCGCTGAGCCCTACGGCGTGTGGGGCGGCATGTCCGAGTCCGAGCGCTCCCACGCCCTGCGCGCCCGCAACAAGCGCGCCCAGGTCACCAAGGTCGCCCCGGTTACCGTCTAG
- a CDS encoding sigma-70 family RNA polymerase sigma factor, with protein MSDSETELAALVPSAVSGDRRALQEVIRLIHPQVVRYCRARIGGHRHPTADDVAQEVCLAVATSLPKYEDKGRPFMAYVYGIAFNKVADAHRNLGRDHSVPTEDLPEQTASGHSPEEYALVTEGSNRVRELLDTLSEKARNIVILRVFVGLSAEETAAAVGSTPGAVRVAQHRALGQLRKRLAESQEQLKPDF; from the coding sequence GTGAGTGATTCCGAGACCGAGCTAGCGGCCTTGGTGCCGTCGGCGGTATCGGGCGATCGCCGGGCTCTGCAAGAGGTCATCCGCCTGATCCACCCGCAGGTGGTGCGGTACTGCCGCGCCCGGATTGGCGGCCACCGCCATCCGACGGCCGACGACGTGGCGCAAGAGGTCTGCCTCGCCGTGGCGACCTCCCTGCCCAAGTACGAGGACAAGGGCCGGCCGTTCATGGCCTACGTCTACGGCATCGCCTTTAACAAGGTGGCGGACGCGCACCGCAACCTGGGGCGCGACCACTCGGTGCCCACCGAGGACCTGCCGGAGCAAACGGCTTCCGGCCACAGCCCGGAGGAATACGCGCTGGTTACGGAAGGAAGTAACAGAGTTCGCGAGTTACTCGATACATTAAGTGAAAAGGCTCGCAACATTGTGATTTTAAGGGTGTTCGTGGGGCTTTCCGCGGAGGAAACAGCCGCAGCCGTAGGTTCTACTCCGGGCGCGGTCCGGGTAGCTCAGCACCGAGCCCTCGGGCAGTTGCGCAAGCGGCTGGCTGAATCTCAAGAACAACTAAAACCAGATTTTTAA